A window from Meiothermus sp. CFH 77666 encodes these proteins:
- a CDS encoding PD40 domain-containing protein: MGRFLAVILLVCAGALAQFDPTRQWFTLRTEHFDIHYHAGLERVASEAAIHAENAYRLLISDFEAPPGRISIVLSDVGDTLNGFANPANNVVGIFTGQFRSSDFFNPRLSSWWETVIFHEIVHMFDLSQVRGPLKDRTRIFGQLPSQNAVKPFPFVEGTVLYFKYKKLGESRLNDATTRMALRQMVLSGRFPTLDEIRQAYSKSTWPYLGFLAYNYSAWLVQYLEVRFGEEAYKRFTEANAGMLAFKDFNEPFLKAFGVSLDQIYADFVRWLPGQFQDEIARIRAQGLTPVQKLSSLGFFSEGATDSANGIVYAHASPLRSGLRLIVNERERELLSGPAQHPQWSPDGRYLLFTASSTTSPYFVGSDLYQYDRLEDRVKRLTNGERVYYARYAPDGKSIFMAKNTLDGSTELARYFIELGRTQPLRSFPFQDGVIHSFAVAPDGESLVLSLLRRGGFQDLYRYVLQTGALTALTQDKNVDSDPVFSPDGQYLIYSSDVNRVYNLYAYRLADGAVFQVTNLLTGAYQPTLSHSKQQIIFTGYDETGYNLYQTPYNPGTWKRVELQREPLPPFEPAEPAKGQGYDPWRYLRPLYWLPLAGVGVDGFGLNAFLGVSFGASDPVGIHAYSVGAGFDSNFRGIFYNMAYQFAGLGFPITLQAAGSGSDNAQGIGASFWLPQGSLGLQYVRRDVLEPALDPNQNTVTHAFSVRLGAVGSSSSDLFRSRSSLSAVGTAFVREGSPDWRYSVRGALGFQFRLPLEATHLIGLRVGGGFTTSPLVFDAFDLGSVPLVMGSAPVLAVRGYGPGQLRGSQALVGSLEYRLPPWSIERGLGNWPVFFDDLSLSVFVDAGVAGSPLDLEQVRFAVGAELRLGLTLFYLAPGSSVALGGAQGIGEPGPRFYLNLVLPGL; the protein is encoded by the coding sequence ATGGGGCGTTTCTTGGCGGTTATTTTGCTGGTTTGCGCGGGGGCGCTGGCCCAGTTCGACCCTACCCGGCAGTGGTTTACCCTGCGTACCGAGCATTTTGACATTCACTACCACGCGGGCCTCGAGCGCGTGGCCAGCGAGGCCGCCATCCATGCCGAAAATGCCTACCGGCTGCTCATCTCCGATTTCGAGGCGCCGCCGGGGCGGATTAGCATTGTGCTCTCGGATGTGGGCGACACCCTCAACGGTTTTGCCAATCCCGCGAACAATGTGGTGGGCATTTTTACCGGGCAGTTCCGCAGTTCGGATTTTTTCAATCCCCGGCTTTCTTCCTGGTGGGAGACGGTCATCTTCCACGAGATTGTGCACATGTTCGACCTCTCGCAGGTGCGGGGCCCCCTGAAGGATCGCACCCGCATCTTTGGGCAACTGCCTTCACAAAACGCGGTGAAGCCTTTTCCCTTTGTGGAAGGTACGGTGCTTTACTTCAAGTATAAAAAGCTGGGCGAGTCGCGCCTGAACGATGCCACCACCCGCATGGCCCTGCGCCAGATGGTGCTTTCAGGCCGGTTTCCCACCCTGGACGAGATTCGCCAGGCCTACAGCAAGTCCACCTGGCCCTATCTGGGCTTTCTAGCCTACAACTACAGCGCCTGGCTGGTGCAGTACCTGGAGGTACGCTTTGGCGAGGAGGCTTACAAGCGCTTTACCGAGGCCAACGCCGGGATGCTGGCTTTCAAGGACTTCAACGAACCCTTCCTGAAAGCCTTTGGGGTCTCGCTCGACCAGATTTACGCCGACTTTGTACGCTGGCTGCCTGGCCAGTTTCAGGACGAAATCGCCCGCATCCGGGCCCAGGGCCTGACCCCGGTGCAAAAGCTCAGCAGCCTGGGGTTTTTTAGCGAGGGCGCTACCGATTCGGCCAATGGAATTGTGTATGCGCACGCCTCGCCCCTGCGGAGTGGACTGCGCCTGATTGTGAACGAACGCGAGCGCGAGCTGCTGAGCGGCCCGGCCCAGCACCCGCAGTGGTCGCCGGATGGGCGCTACTTGCTATTTACGGCCAGCAGCACCACCAGCCCCTACTTTGTGGGCAGCGACCTCTACCAGTACGACCGCCTGGAAGACCGGGTGAAGCGGCTCACCAATGGGGAGCGGGTCTACTACGCCCGCTATGCCCCCGATGGCAAGAGCATCTTTATGGCCAAGAACACCTTGGACGGCTCCACCGAGCTGGCCCGTTATTTTATCGAGTTGGGGCGCACCCAGCCGCTGCGCAGCTTTCCCTTCCAGGACGGGGTGATTCACTCCTTTGCGGTGGCTCCCGATGGGGAGTCGCTCGTCCTGTCGCTTCTGCGGCGTGGGGGCTTTCAGGATCTGTACCGCTACGTGCTGCAAACCGGGGCCCTCACGGCCCTGACCCAGGACAAAAACGTGGATAGCGACCCGGTCTTCAGCCCCGATGGCCAGTACCTGATTTACAGCAGCGATGTCAACCGGGTCTACAACCTGTATGCTTACCGCCTGGCGGACGGCGCGGTTTTTCAGGTGACCAACCTGCTCACCGGGGCCTACCAGCCTACCCTTTCGCACAGCAAGCAGCAGATTATCTTTACCGGCTACGACGAAACGGGCTACAACCTCTACCAGACCCCCTACAACCCCGGCACCTGGAAACGGGTGGAACTGCAACGGGAGCCCCTGCCCCCCTTCGAGCCTGCCGAGCCAGCTAAAGGCCAGGGGTACGACCCCTGGCGCTACCTGCGCCCTTTGTACTGGCTGCCCCTGGCCGGGGTGGGGGTGGATGGCTTTGGGCTGAACGCTTTTCTGGGGGTTTCCTTTGGGGCTTCCGACCCGGTGGGCATCCATGCGTACTCGGTGGGGGCCGGGTTTGACAGCAACTTTCGGGGGATTTTTTACAACATGGCCTACCAGTTTGCGGGCCTGGGTTTTCCCATCACCCTGCAAGCGGCGGGCTCGGGTAGCGATAATGCCCAGGGGATTGGCGCTTCGTTCTGGTTGCCGCAGGGCAGTTTGGGGTTGCAGTACGTGCGAAGGGATGTCCTCGAGCCCGCCCTCGACCCCAACCAGAACACCGTGACGCACGCTTTTTCGGTGCGCCTCGGTGCGGTGGGGAGTTCCTCGAGCGACCTCTTTCGTTCGCGCAGCAGCCTGAGTGCGGTCGGGACGGCCTTTGTGCGCGAGGGCAGCCCGGACTGGCGCTACAGCGTGCGGGGGGCTTTGGGGTTTCAGTTCCGCCTGCCGCTGGAAGCCACGCACCTGATCGGCCTGCGGGTAGGGGGTGGTTTTACCACCTCGCCCCTGGTCTTCGATGCCTTCGATCTGGGCTCCGTGCCGCTGGTGATGGGCAGTGCGCCGGTGCTGGCGGTGCGGGGCTACGGGCCGGGTCAACTGCGCGGGTCGCAGGCGTTGGTGGGGTCGCTGGAGTACCGCCTGCCGCCCTGGAGCATTGAGCGGGGGCTGGGCAACTGGCCGGTGTTCTTTGACGACCTGAGCCTCTCGGTCTTTGTGGATGCGGGGGTGGCCGGTTCGCCCCTGGACCTGGAGCAGGTGCGTTTTGCGGTGGGCGCGGAGCTGCGCCTGGGCCTGACCCTGTTTTACCTGGCGCCGGGCTCGAGCGTGGCGCTGGGGGGTGCCCAGGGGATTGGCGAGCCGGGGCCCAGGTTTTACCTGAACCTGGTTTTGCCGGGGTTGTAG